Within the Nitrospiraceae bacterium genome, the region TCGACATTTGACGCCGACCCGGTGACGTTGCTTTGTAAACTTTCAGTGCCATGAAGTTCTCGCTCTGCTTGGAGTTCGGTACTCAGCGCTAGACGCTTTCGTACAATTCCAGCTTTTCGCCTTCCTTAAGAGTGACAAACGCCTTCTTCCAGTCAGACCGCTTCCCGACGAATCGCCCAAGGCGCTTGACCTTGCCCCGCGCATTCAACACGTTCACCCGCGCAACCTTAACCTTGAGCAGCGATTCGACTGCTTGCTTGATCTGAATCTTGTTGGCATCCGGATGGACCATGAACCCAACGGTGTTGGACTGCTCGCGCAATCCAGTAAGTTTCTCAGTCAATAGGGGCTGTAACAGCACCTTATGGAGGTCCCCTTTCATGACCAGGCCTCCTTTACCCGCGCCAGCTCGCGCTCAGGAATCACGATCGACTTACAGCGCACGACATCATAGACATTCAAATCTTCCGGTCTTACTACCGTGACAGCCGGAAGATTCTTCGCAGCCTGGACGATTTCAGCACGCCCTTCGCCCATGACAAGCAACACGGTGCCGCTCACGCCCAATTGAGTCAATGCCTTGGCCAGGAATTTGGTCTTTGCCTGATCCAAGGGAATGTCCGACACGACGGTCACGCTTCCCTCGGCAACTCTGGCAGACAATGCGCTCTGTAGCGCGGCGCGATACTTTTTGCGCGGCATGCCGTAGGCATAATTTCTAGGTTTCGGTCCGAATACGCTACCACCATGTCGCCATACGGGAGACCGTAACGAACCGGCCCGCGCACGGCCCGTATGCTTCTGCTTCCAGGGCTTCTTTCCGGAGCCGCT harbors:
- a CDS encoding 50S ribosomal protein L23, with amino-acid sequence MKGDLHKVLLQPLLTEKLTGLREQSNTVGFMVHPDANKIQIKQAVESLLKVKVARVNVLNARGKVKRLGRFVGKRSDWKKAFVTLKEGEKLELYESV
- the rplD gene encoding 50S ribosomal protein L4, whose translation is MPTINVVDLKKQKVGTVDLPVEVFGCKPHAALVHEAVVMQQACVRQGTASTLRRGEVSGSGKKPWKQKHTGRARAGSLRSPVWRHGGSVFGPKPRNYAYGMPRKKYRAALQSALSARVAEGSVTVVSDIPLDQAKTKFLAKALTQLGVSGTVLLVMGEGRAEIVQAAKNLPAVTVVRPEDLNVYDVVRCKSIVIPERELARVKEAWS